The genomic DNA CTCTAATAGGATGGAttaagaaaaataagaaaaaatgacaaaaatagccgatttttgaaaaattttaacaaaaatagtcattcagaaaaaagtggccaattttggccgaatgaatactccactgtcagttgggtatcccaatttgtataagatactccactggtagttgggtatttcatatatgggatactccacTGCCAGTTGGGTATCTTTATAAAAtggatactccactgacagttgggtatcccatcggctaaagttggccaacttttcagaaattggttatttttgtcaattttgtgtaaaaataggctaaatttgtcCTTCACCCGAAAAATAATTGACAGCCCATGCACACATATTATGTAATTTATAATCTAAATTATGCAGGCTGGTACGCTGTTTGAACCTAGTTTGGCTGATCGCCAATATTACTTGCAGGTCAAGTACAAAATAGCTAAGAGATTCTTTCTTGTAATTAAATGTAACTTGGCTATTTATGTACAAGTGCCAGATCAATGTATGGTCAGAACAAACTTCTCACCCCCTAGACCACATGCTTAAATTCACTATCTTTATGGTTGCAACGGAATTTCAATGCATTATCTGGTGAAAAATCATGTAACCATCCGAAAGTGGCAAACTAGTTGGTGCTTTCAGGAAAAACTTAATCGTCTACATAGACAATTCCTCAATTATAGGCAGATAGATACTAACACTCCATTCTTTAATCATGCACAACCATAATTATTATTATAGGCATTAAATtataaacaaattaaaaaaaaaacaagatTGTCATATACCCGAGGTTCATACACTTTACACAATGCTAATTATCCTAATTTGTATTGTATCAATTGCACATTAATCACATTTTTGTGTGCTAATTACGTTTTAAAACTTGTTAAATCATTCACTGAATTTTTAGCAAagtaaagcaataaataaatatatgtgcaaagagagagagggagagggagagggagagagattgAGGGGGGAGGAGAAAGATTGAGGGAGAAAGAGAGAGAttgagggagagagagagagagagagaatgaaGGAGAGAGAGATGAGATAGAGATtgagggggggagagagagatgagatagagagggagagagagagagagagagagagagagagagagagagagattgagggagagagagagagagagattgaggggggagagagagagagatgagatagagagggggagagagagagagagagattgaaggagagagagagattgagggGGGAGAGTGAGAGATGAGatagagagggggagagagagagagagagagagagagagggagagagagagatgacCAGATCTTTGAAGAGGAGGAAAGCAATAAGGAAGAAGAGAACAAAGAGGATCTCGAACTCAGCAAAACGAACAAAGGAGAAAACTGAGTTAACCATCCGAGTTAACAAAGACTCGTCGTTTCTTCTAGAACCACCACCCATCATTGCTTTCTTCGACATCTGCGATCAATTTCTTGCTTAGACCTTTCCAATTTTTCCGATTCTCTGCGTATCCGATTTAAAACCCGTTTCTTGCGTGAAAATGTCACTGGCCTTCCTCATTTTAGCTGCCACTTTTCTATAACAAAAATTGGTCAATATAGACTGCACTGTATTTTACTATTTGATATTTcgatttaataaaaaaaaatacagAATTATtcgaatttttaataaaataaaattttgtaatttatTATGTTGAAATCGGTACGATGGCCAAAAAATTTCATCAGCCTACGGCCTTGCCTCTCTACGTGACCCGTTTCTACGAACTCTTGTTTGGCTTTCAGACTTTTTTGGCACATTTCAACAGAAAATTCATTTTTTGGTACAATCATTCAAAATTTTCCAGAAATGTCAAAGAACGCCACTTCCCCCGGAATTCACCCCAGAAGCCCAGAAGAAGTAGCATTCGGGgggtttaatttttgtttttgttttttccTTTCATCCCCGGATTGACTTGTAGTTGTGTTCAATATTTTATAAGTGGAAAATATTGAATGGAGATCTAGTTCTGTGCGGAATCATGGAGCTTTTGGAACATGATGCTCTTTCCCAGCTGTTGGAAACATGCTAGAAATTTCTGCATTCCTCTCTAGATGCCCTCCCCCTTCATCGCTGCCTGACGAATTTTCTTCCTCATTATCATCATGAAAGTGAAAATTCTTCTCACTGGATGAATTATCTACAGCTTCATCTGCAACGAGGGCTAACCGCTTACCCGAACCTCTTCCCACCATATCtacattacctccaccaccttcCTCATTTTCACAACTACCCCCCTCCATATCCTCCACCATATAGAGTACTCTCCCCTCCTAACCCTCCACCATGTTGAGTAGTCCCCCATACATAGcctccaccatattgactactcccccctccataccctccaccatattgactactcCCCCCTCCATTccctccaccatattgactaTTCTCCCCTCCATACCCTCCATGACATTATTACAGGTACATATCCAATCAACATACTTCACATTATAGGGTGCATTATCCATGCGTATTTTAGGGGACATTAGACACACTGCATACTTTAGCCACACTGCATACTTCATGCATACTTCTAGGTTCCTTATCCATGCATATTGTAGGGTGCATTATCCATGCGTGCAACAAATATTTATTTTTCGAATGTATATGTGGTACATGTTTGGATATATGAGCATTGTACTGTCTTAGCTCCCAGACAACGAAACCCGTACTTGATGTAACATCCCCGTGCTCTCCGGTATGCGAAATTAACTATGACTCTTTTTTCATGTTCAAAAATATTGTAACAAAATCGCTAACATAATACATTTTGCTTCAGGTGGATGGTCTTATTGGATGGTATGGCTGTCCAGACACATTCGTTACACGGCATTCGTTATGACCTATATACCATCTCTGAGGATTCCTTCAGGTGGAGGCCCTACGGTGATTCCGCGGATGACGCACAAGACATCCCTGAGCTTGAGCTGTCACTTATGAGTGCACCTTGTCCCCTCATTTACTTGACATGGGTGGAGTGGTGCTACACTGATAGGGTCACACGACAGTTCGGATACTTGCAGCAAGTCCCTACTGACTCTCCACTAACTGACCATGATTCTTTCCATAGGGGTCAGAGAGGATGGCCTTTTCAGTTCACTAGGGTGCGTGAGCTATAGGAGTCATGTCACACTGTCGTGCTTGGGCCACCATCTTACAGACCTACTCGCAGACCTATGTGCGTTGTTGACTATCTTAAGTGGTACGATAGAGTCACTAGGCGTTTCATGATCAACCCCAGGATTTGGAGGGACCGGCAAGGATTCCAGGGGTCGCAGGGATACCTACCCGTGGCTATAAGATTTTTCTTCTTAGATTACTACCTCTTCATTTTTCACAACATAGCGTATCGAGGTTTGCAGATGATATTTGTTGATGAATATGTAAGATGCTTTAAAAACTTAATCTTGTCAATCACCAAATTCATTTATATGGTTCTCATAAATCTATTCATGGGTCCGTACAGCGCAACCGTATGCATGCATGGATACCGTTTGGGGAGGTAGGTCGTTTTCATGTTCGAATTGTCGAAGGTCAAATTTATGATATTTCAAATTTTCTTGTCACACCCTACGAGGGAAATTATAAATGTGTCGAAGGGGACATGCACATTCTCATTTGTTATTTAACTCAAATTACTGAAGTTCCCGACACTTATGAAGATGTATTTGACTTTGTTGATCTTTCAACAATTGATGAGGTCCACTTCCAAAATGATCACTGCGTAGGTAATCGTTGTACTCCATTTTTATTGAACCTTATGGTATTACATATAGTTACGTATTAACATTTTCTTCTTTTCTGCGTTGTAGATGTGGTTGGATTAATTATTGACCGAGACAATGTACAACAAGTTATAAATGCAAGAAATGTACAAGAAAGGTCTTTGGAAATGGTTATTGGTGATGAAATGTAAGAAAAACAAGTTAGATCCATCCTTGTGCAAAGTTTTTTCATAATACGTATTCTGTTTCCTCAAAATTCCTGGTTTATTGTAGTAACAAAATTAAAATTGTCTTCTCGGAAGCAAATGTTGTACCAGTTAATAGGGAGTTGAACTTCGCTGCTCTGCAACGTCTACACCCATATACCATCACCATTTCTGGTTGCAAAATGAACCTTGACACTGATACGGGAGAGACCTGACTTACCGATGCACCTTCAACCAGGTTTTACGTTAATCGTCAGAGTGCGGAAGACAGTGAGTTATGATATAGATTTAGGGTTAACAATACACTTATTGTATGGACACGAAGTATTGGTGACCCATGATCATGGTGATGTTGAACCTAGATCGCAGCATGTTGACAAGAATTATTCTGTTCTGATTTGAGTGCTATTTTTTTCCTTTTTGGATTTATGCATTCTAGCTCTATATTAGTTGTATCTTTCTTTATTGTAATGTTATTATCATTAATAGTTGGGTGCTCATTTCAGTTTTGGTTCGAATTACTATTCTGTATTAGTaaacagttgaaaccacatgcaAGCATTTTCAATAATTTGAGATAAACACTGCAAAAGTTCAAGTGGAAGGACATATGAAAAACAGTAGTGACAAGTCAAATCATATAAATGAAATACAGAGGAAAAGATAAGTCTTTGCATGTAAAGTCATTGCATGTACATAGTATCGATTCCACTTTACAGCAGATGATGAATccataattttgaaaataatgcAGGTCAGAGCAACAACGACAAGTCacaattaatttttaaaatatgaaCTGTAATTGTATAGTATGTTTAGCACGTGAACTGTCATTCAAAGTAGCTTATGTCTTCTTTACCAAATCACTTATAAATAGAGAGTTACAACCTCATGAGGTCACACTCGTCATAAGTAATTACGTCTTCACTCCCAAATTTGGATTATTGTTTTTGTGAAAAAATAGTTGTTGTAGCGCATTACTGGAAGGGTATTGACGCAGGAAGGAGGTTTATCAAATGTCCCGACGGTGTTTGCATTTACGAACGTTGGATCGAAGAACCGCTTGAACCCCGTGCAGCGGTCCTCATTGAAATTCTGAGGGAAGAAATTAACACAGAGAATGTAGCCAACTGTGCAGAAATTCGTGAGTTGCAGCGCGAACATGAGGAGTCAACGAGGGAATTGCAGAGAATGAAGGCGTTCATCGAGTCCCATACCTGGAAtatcaatgaagatgatgatgactctgatgataCATATGAATGATCTGGTTTATATATTGTTGGCTCTTAATATTTGTATTGTTGCATCGTACTCATTTCTATTCATGTATCGTGTTATTATTGTGTATCGAACTACGCATAGTTtttcaactatattttattatgtaaCTGATGTTATATCATGGAATTTGTGTTTCAAGTCAGGTATTCATTATCAGCAAATTAGTTCATATCAAATATATGGCCTCGTCAACAAAAATATTTTCCCCCATGATACACTTAAAATTAAAGTAAAATTTACATACTACAAATAGGTTTACATCACTAATCAATAGAAAAAAATTAAACCAAAATAATTTTCTGGAAATTAATTATGAGATTTGCTAAACATGTCCTCCCGTAACAATTGCACACTCGACTGGCTTGGCACCCTTTTCAAAACCAAGAAAGTCATATATATactatattttaattaaaaaaaattacgtACTAAAAATAGGTTTGCATGACTACCCAACAAAAAAAAATacaccaaaataattttttaacaaTTTAATATTAGGGCTCAAA from Apium graveolens cultivar Ventura chromosome 5, ASM990537v1, whole genome shotgun sequence includes the following:
- the LOC141659603 gene encoding uncharacterized protein LOC141659603 encodes the protein MSKKAMMGGGSRRNDESLLTRMVNSVFSFVRFAEFEILFVLFFLIAFLLFKDLTARPEYNQILVKKPGAAEWWNF